One genomic region from Cellulomonas fengjieae encodes:
- a CDS encoding ABC transporter ATP-binding protein: MSDPTATAAPAGAAVAASGRDLAIRTDGLTKRFRSGQVAVAGIDLRVPRGAVYGFIGPNGSGKTTTIRMLLGLVRPTSGRASLLGGQMPEAGADVLPRVGALVEGPAFHPYLTGLANLARLDASDATADPRTARRRADDALDRVGLAAAAGKPYRQYSLGMKQRLGLAAALLRPRELLVLDEPTNGLDPQGTREVRTLVRELAEGGTTVLVSSHLLAEIEQVCSHVGIMSAGHLLLQGDRAELVARGLPRLSVRTSVDQVGAAGEVLTGLGLTEVQAEGVTVSALLGVVPPEKASAALVHAGVDLLGLEVRRPNLEQIFVELTGEGFDVAR, translated from the coding sequence GTGAGCGACCCGACGGCGACGGCCGCACCTGCGGGTGCGGCCGTCGCCGCGTCCGGGCGTGACCTCGCCATCCGGACCGACGGCCTGACCAAGCGGTTCCGCTCCGGGCAGGTGGCGGTGGCCGGCATCGACCTGCGGGTCCCCCGCGGCGCGGTCTACGGGTTCATCGGGCCGAACGGCTCGGGAAAGACGACCACGATCCGGATGCTGCTGGGCCTGGTCCGCCCGACGAGCGGACGCGCGTCCCTGCTGGGCGGGCAGATGCCCGAGGCGGGCGCCGACGTGCTGCCGCGGGTCGGCGCGCTCGTCGAAGGGCCCGCCTTCCACCCGTACCTGACGGGCCTGGCCAACCTCGCGCGCCTCGATGCGAGCGACGCGACCGCCGATCCGCGCACGGCCCGGCGGCGCGCCGACGACGCGCTCGACCGGGTCGGGCTCGCCGCGGCGGCCGGCAAGCCGTACCGGCAGTACTCGCTGGGCATGAAGCAGCGGCTCGGGCTGGCGGCGGCACTGCTGCGCCCCCGCGAGCTGCTGGTGCTCGACGAGCCGACCAACGGCCTCGACCCGCAGGGCACCCGGGAGGTGCGCACCCTGGTGCGCGAGCTTGCCGAGGGCGGCACGACCGTGCTGGTGTCGTCGCACCTGCTCGCCGAGATCGAGCAGGTCTGCTCGCACGTCGGGATCATGAGCGCCGGCCACCTGCTGCTGCAGGGCGACCGCGCCGAGCTCGTCGCACGCGGCCTGCCCCGGCTGTCCGTGCGGACGTCGGTGGACCAGGTGGGCGCCGCCGGGGAGGTGCTGACGGGACTGGGCCTGACGGAGGTGCAGGCCGAGGGCGTCACCGTCTCCGCGCTCCTGGGCGTGGTGCCCCCGGAGAAGGCGTCCGCGGCTCTCGTGCACGCGGGCGTCGACCTGCTGGGCCTCGAGGTGCGCCGGCCGAACCTGGAGCAGATCTTCGTCGAGCTGACCGGGGAGGGCTTCGATGTCGCTCGCTGA
- a CDS encoding DnaJ family domain-containing protein, whose product MAEHDPVRDAARYRVRRDSPTGQEPSEQGEDAAPPGRMENRHLWVDVLVDQAVARGEFDNLALAGKPIPGITAHDPDWWLKALIEREQISGVLPEAIQLRKDDAVLADRLDALRTEQQVRDAVEEFNARVVSARRQLLGGPPVVTPLRDVEHEVHEWSARRLPPPGPPAPAAEPPRRRHGWRRRGRSG is encoded by the coding sequence ATGGCCGAGCACGACCCGGTACGCGACGCTGCCCGGTACCGCGTGCGGCGCGACTCCCCAACTGGGCAGGAACCGAGCGAGCAGGGCGAGGACGCCGCCCCGCCGGGCCGGATGGAGAACCGGCACCTGTGGGTCGACGTGCTCGTCGACCAGGCCGTCGCGCGGGGCGAGTTCGACAACCTGGCCCTGGCCGGCAAGCCGATCCCCGGCATCACGGCCCACGACCCGGACTGGTGGCTCAAGGCGCTCATCGAGCGCGAGCAGATCTCGGGCGTCCTGCCGGAGGCGATCCAGCTGCGCAAGGACGACGCGGTGCTCGCCGACCGGCTGGACGCGCTCCGCACCGAGCAGCAGGTGCGCGACGCGGTCGAGGAGTTCAACGCGCGGGTCGTCTCGGCACGCCGTCAGCTGCTGGGCGGTCCGCCGGTGGTCACGCCGCTGCGCGACGTCGAGCACGAGGTCCACGAGTGGTCGGCCCGGCGCCTGCCGCCACCCGGACCGCCGGCACCGGCGGCCGAGCCGCCCCGGCGGCGCCACGGGTGGCGCCGCCGAGGCCGTTCCGGCTGA
- a CDS encoding MDR family MFS transporter has protein sequence MTDETLTTTPPDPATGTAVRDRLAVRLLLISTFVVILNETIMGVALPRLMTDLDIPASTAQWVTTAFMLTMAVVIPVTGFAIQRFTTRATFLAAMVLFSLGTAICALAPGFDLLITGRVVQACGTAIMLPLLMTTVMTVTPPESRGRTMGNISIVISVAPAIGPTVSGLILSVLDWRWLFALVLPIALGALALGAIRLPNLTETRRARVDVPSVILSAVAFGGLVYGLSGLGEAATTGLSTVTWASLGAGAVSLVVFVLRQVRLQRVDDALLDLRTFSSSNFAISVVVMAISMMSLFGTLILLPLYAQRVLELEALQTGLLLLPGGLLMGLLAPSVGRAYDRVGPRPLLVPGTIVVSAAGWGFTLLTATSSPWVMLACHVTLSAGLALIFTPLFTSALGSLPMRLYSHGSAMVGTVQQVAGAAGTALFVTVLTAQSATLAADGAGVVGSTAGGIHAAFLVGAGISLIAIPAAFFVRAAPTSHGAPVDESAAALTH, from the coding sequence GTGACCGACGAGACCCTGACCACCACGCCGCCCGACCCGGCGACCGGCACCGCGGTGCGGGACCGCCTGGCGGTCCGGCTGCTGCTGATCTCGACGTTCGTGGTCATCCTCAACGAGACGATCATGGGCGTCGCCCTGCCGCGCCTGATGACCGACCTCGACATCCCGGCGAGCACCGCCCAGTGGGTGACCACGGCGTTCATGCTCACGATGGCGGTCGTCATCCCGGTGACCGGGTTCGCCATCCAGCGGTTCACCACCCGCGCGACGTTCCTCGCGGCCATGGTGCTGTTCAGCCTGGGCACGGCAATCTGCGCCCTGGCGCCCGGGTTCGACCTGCTCATCACGGGCCGCGTCGTCCAGGCGTGCGGCACGGCGATCATGCTGCCGCTGCTCATGACCACCGTCATGACGGTCACGCCGCCCGAGAGCCGCGGACGCACGATGGGCAACATCTCGATCGTCATCTCGGTGGCCCCGGCCATCGGCCCCACCGTCTCGGGGCTCATCCTCAGCGTGCTCGACTGGCGGTGGCTGTTCGCGCTCGTCCTGCCCATCGCGCTGGGCGCGCTGGCGCTCGGCGCCATCCGGCTGCCCAACCTGACCGAGACCCGCCGCGCCCGTGTCGACGTCCCGTCGGTGATCCTCTCCGCAGTCGCGTTCGGCGGGCTCGTGTACGGCCTCAGCGGGCTCGGCGAGGCGGCGACGACCGGGCTCTCCACCGTGACCTGGGCGTCGCTCGGGGCCGGAGCGGTGTCCCTCGTCGTCTTCGTCCTGCGCCAGGTCCGGCTGCAGCGGGTCGACGACGCGCTGCTCGACCTGCGGACGTTCTCGTCGTCCAACTTCGCCATCTCGGTCGTCGTCATGGCCATCAGCATGATGTCGCTGTTCGGGACGCTGATCCTGCTGCCGCTGTACGCGCAGCGGGTGCTCGAGCTCGAGGCGCTGCAGACCGGGCTCCTGCTCCTGCCCGGCGGCCTGCTCATGGGGCTGCTGGCACCCAGCGTGGGCCGCGCGTACGACCGGGTGGGCCCGCGGCCGCTGCTGGTGCCGGGCACGATCGTCGTCAGCGCGGCCGGATGGGGCTTCACCCTGCTGACCGCCACGAGCTCCCCGTGGGTCATGCTGGCCTGCCACGTGACCCTCAGCGCGGGTCTGGCGCTGATCTTCACGCCCCTGTTCACCTCGGCCCTGGGCTCGCTGCCGATGCGCCTGTACTCGCACGGCAGCGCGATGGTCGGCACCGTGCAGCAGGTGGCCGGTGCGGCCGGGACGGCACTGTTCGTCACCGTCCTGACGGCGCAGAGCGCGACGCTCGCGGCCGACGGCGCGGGCGTGGTCGGCTCGACTGCGGGCGGTATCCACGCGGCGTTCCTGGTGGGTGCCGGGATCTCGCTGATCGCGATCCCCGCGGCGTTCTTCGTGCGGGCGGCCCCGACGTCGCACGGGGCACCGGTCGACGAGTCGGCGGCGGCCCTGACGCACTGA
- a CDS encoding ATP-binding protein: MSVPGGRRGASLRLRLTLIASGAVCVALVVGAVALTGVLRSTRVDALGDVARDRAATVAALASEDRLPESLPVAEPGEIVQLIDEDGAVLATSPNASRTLPVVPTDVLAGLSGVSTTQVSAYDDAARVAVRATTYQGSPATVVATVPLTEVQGVLDALRVALAVVVPLLTVALGVVVWLILGRALRPVEELRRGAALVASSGGPGSLPVPARDDELGALARTLNSMLDRLEAGAERQRAFVADAAHELRSPLAALRTSIEVARAHPDSYGTDELASDLEGEVLRMQVLVDDLLLLARVGSTPLEDADLDLAEVARDAVRPSDPVTVTGAGRARGDARAAARVVRNLVDNAVRHAASRVEVVLADGVVRVDDDGAGLAPADRERVFERFVRLDEARERDAGGSGLGLAIAREIAREQGGDVVLGVAELGGLRAELRLPR; encoded by the coding sequence GTGAGCGTGCCGGGCGGTCGCCGCGGGGCCTCGCTGCGGCTGCGGCTGACGCTGATCGCGTCGGGCGCGGTGTGCGTCGCGCTCGTCGTGGGGGCGGTCGCGCTCACGGGCGTCCTGCGCAGCACCCGGGTCGACGCCCTGGGCGACGTGGCGCGCGACCGGGCGGCGACGGTGGCGGCGCTCGCCTCCGAGGACCGGCTCCCGGAGAGCCTGCCCGTCGCCGAGCCCGGGGAGATCGTGCAGCTGATCGACGAGGACGGCGCGGTCCTGGCGACGTCGCCCAACGCGAGCCGGACGCTGCCGGTGGTGCCCACCGACGTGCTGGCGGGCCTGAGCGGCGTGTCGACGACGCAGGTGAGCGCGTACGACGACGCGGCGCGGGTCGCCGTCCGGGCCACCACCTACCAGGGCAGCCCCGCGACCGTCGTCGCCACGGTGCCGCTGACCGAGGTGCAGGGCGTCCTCGACGCGCTGCGCGTGGCGCTCGCGGTGGTGGTGCCCCTGCTGACCGTGGCGCTCGGGGTGGTCGTCTGGCTCATCCTGGGGCGGGCGCTGCGGCCGGTCGAGGAGCTGCGGCGAGGTGCCGCGCTGGTCGCGTCGTCGGGCGGTCCGGGGTCGCTGCCCGTGCCGGCCCGCGACGACGAGCTCGGGGCGCTGGCCCGCACGCTCAACTCGATGCTCGACCGGCTGGAGGCGGGTGCCGAGCGGCAGCGGGCGTTCGTCGCCGACGCCGCGCACGAGCTGCGCTCCCCGCTCGCCGCGCTGCGGACCAGCATCGAGGTCGCGCGGGCGCACCCCGACTCCTACGGCACCGACGAGCTCGCGTCCGACCTCGAGGGAGAGGTGCTGCGGATGCAGGTGCTGGTCGACGACCTGCTGCTCCTCGCGCGGGTGGGCTCGACCCCGCTGGAGGACGCCGACCTGGACCTCGCGGAGGTGGCGCGCGACGCGGTGCGCCCGTCGGACCCGGTCACGGTCACGGGGGCGGGGCGTGCGCGCGGCGATGCGCGGGCCGCCGCACGCGTGGTGCGCAACCTCGTCGACAACGCCGTCCGGCACGCGGCGTCGCGGGTCGAGGTGGTGCTCGCCGACGGCGTGGTCCGGGTCGACGACGACGGCGCCGGCCTGGCACCGGCGGACCGGGAGCGGGTGTTCGAGCGGTTCGTGCGGCTCGACGAGGCGCGGGAACGGGATGCGGGCGGCAGCGGTCTGGGGCTGGCGATCGCACGGGAGATCGCGCGCGAGCAGGGTGGCGACGTGGTGCTCGGCGTCGCCGAGCTGGGCGGGCTGCGGGCCGAGCTGCGGCTGCCACGCTGA
- a CDS encoding response regulator transcription factor, producing the protein MRVLVVDDERALVRALHRGLTAEGFAVDVAYDGQSGLELASQEEYDAIVLDVMLPRRNGYDVVTELRARDVRTPVLMLSAKDGAYDVADGLDVGADDYLTKPFAFVVLVSRLRALLRRQGQVRPPVLSVGDLTLDPATRRVTRSGETVALTTRELALLEYLMHHADRVVGKVELRDHVWDGTGEDVNVVEVYVGYLRRKLGRDAVETVRGAGYRVAG; encoded by the coding sequence ATGCGGGTCCTGGTGGTCGACGACGAACGCGCCCTGGTGCGCGCCCTGCACCGCGGCCTGACCGCCGAGGGGTTCGCGGTCGACGTGGCCTACGACGGGCAGAGCGGGCTCGAGCTCGCCTCGCAGGAGGAGTACGACGCGATCGTGCTCGACGTGATGCTGCCGCGGCGCAACGGCTACGACGTGGTCACCGAGCTGCGCGCGCGGGACGTGCGGACGCCGGTGCTCATGCTCAGCGCCAAGGACGGCGCCTACGACGTGGCCGACGGGCTCGACGTGGGAGCCGACGACTACCTCACCAAGCCCTTCGCGTTCGTCGTGCTCGTCTCGCGGCTGCGGGCGCTGCTGCGCCGGCAGGGCCAGGTGCGACCCCCGGTGCTCAGCGTCGGGGACCTGACGCTCGACCCCGCCACCCGGCGCGTGACCCGCTCGGGGGAGACGGTCGCCCTGACCACGCGCGAGCTGGCGCTGCTGGAGTACCTCATGCACCACGCCGACCGGGTGGTCGGCAAGGTCGAGCTGCGCGACCACGTGTGGGACGGCACGGGAGAGGACGTCAACGTGGTCGAGGTGTACGTCGGGTACCTGCGGCGCAAGCTCGGCCGGGACGCCGTCGAGACGGTCCGCGGGGCCGGGTACCGCGTGGCGGGGTGA
- a CDS encoding ABC transporter permease, which translates to MSLAEPVTAPTPVRGALLRLVRSELRLVLGRRRNLVLLTGLALVPLLLGTVLFLSQDTALDGQGPGFVGRVTGNGLFLVIASLFLCLPFLLPLTIGIASGDAIAGEAAAGTLRYLLTVPVARGRLLAVKAVGALAFAASAVLAIAVVGVVAGAAFFGLRGVTLLSGTTVPLGDGIVRVAAVVLYVGLSMTGLVAVGLFFSTLTEVPVGAMAATVVTAIVCGVLDQLPQLQTVAPALLTHHWLDFAEFLRLEPDWGVLGQGLALQAAWVVIFGALAWSRFTTADVSS; encoded by the coding sequence ATGTCGCTCGCTGAGCCCGTGACCGCACCGACCCCGGTGCGCGGCGCGCTGCTGCGGCTCGTGCGCAGCGAGCTGCGCCTCGTGCTCGGGCGGCGCCGCAACCTGGTCCTGCTGACCGGTCTCGCGCTCGTGCCCCTGCTGCTGGGCACGGTGCTGTTCCTCTCGCAGGACACCGCCCTGGACGGGCAGGGGCCCGGATTCGTGGGCCGGGTGACCGGCAACGGGCTGTTCCTGGTCATCGCGTCGCTGTTCCTGTGCCTGCCGTTCCTGCTGCCGCTGACCATCGGCATCGCCTCGGGGGACGCCATCGCGGGCGAGGCCGCCGCCGGCACGCTGCGGTACCTGCTCACCGTCCCGGTGGCGCGCGGCCGGCTGCTCGCCGTCAAGGCCGTCGGCGCCCTGGCGTTCGCGGCATCGGCGGTGCTGGCGATCGCGGTCGTCGGGGTGGTGGCCGGTGCCGCGTTCTTCGGCCTGCGCGGCGTCACCCTGCTGTCGGGGACCACCGTCCCGCTCGGCGACGGGATCGTGCGGGTCGCCGCGGTCGTGCTCTACGTCGGGCTGTCCATGACCGGGCTCGTGGCGGTCGGGCTGTTCTTCTCGACGCTGACCGAGGTGCCCGTCGGCGCGATGGCCGCGACGGTCGTCACCGCGATCGTCTGCGGCGTGCTCGACCAGCTCCCCCAGCTCCAGACGGTCGCCCCCGCCCTGCTGACCCACCACTGGCTGGACTTCGCCGAGTTCCTCCGGCTCGAGCCCGACTGGGGGGTCCTCGGTCAGGGGCTCGCGCTGCAGGCCGCCTGGGTGGTGATCTTCGGGGCGCTGGCGTGGAGCCGGTTCACCACGGCGGACGTGTCGAGCTGA
- a CDS encoding outer membrane protein assembly factor BamB family protein — translation MGRRGALQQVELHEADAPEPRSAPARTRHPRRWAAGAAAVVLALGAVQWVTASREDAAQARLARVPGVLAPVDDTLEVLRTLGPQDLVTLVGEPAGTLIRGEDGAQSYRWMVPGDQGRGWTTALLGATPVLADTVRTFGDTVCTTDEPRGAGTAAADHVLCVVTDGARRVLDTGAVEEVPATSTELVVLDTADGSVVARRPLAQGTSIAALPSLAVVGGLRGESMTVTAYDPLTGEQRWTYEDAWTPGPRDASVFRAGDLIAVSMPGGELTLLSSEGAVVRDGITAPGGDTPGAGWGWGLETDPRDDTLVLLGQAFDGTSRATFLAADGDPAGDVAVDGTPVTVGVDDGSVPGLLLTADRSLHAWDDATGDELWSADVRSTTTALVVRGRVVVTTERAVVALDGRSGRELWRTDELTGLTPSALLTDGAHVLAALERTGTSGVPALAAYDPATGIPLFRASYPDGVIELGSVGRALVGRDAASDRQVELG, via the coding sequence ATGGGACGCAGGGGCGCGCTGCAGCAGGTGGAGCTGCACGAGGCCGACGCCCCCGAACCCCGGTCCGCCCCGGCGCGGACGCGCCACCCGCGCCGGTGGGCCGCCGGTGCGGCGGCCGTCGTGCTGGCGCTCGGCGCCGTCCAGTGGGTGACGGCGTCGCGGGAGGACGCCGCCCAGGCGCGGCTCGCTCGCGTGCCGGGGGTCCTCGCGCCCGTCGACGACACGCTCGAGGTGCTGCGCACGCTCGGGCCCCAGGACCTGGTGACCCTGGTGGGCGAGCCCGCCGGCACGCTGATCCGGGGCGAGGACGGTGCGCAGAGCTACCGGTGGATGGTGCCGGGCGACCAGGGCCGCGGGTGGACCACCGCACTGCTCGGTGCCACCCCCGTCCTGGCGGACACCGTGCGGACGTTCGGCGACACCGTCTGCACCACGGACGAGCCGCGGGGCGCGGGGACGGCGGCCGCCGACCACGTGCTCTGCGTGGTCACCGACGGTGCTCGGCGCGTGCTGGACACCGGCGCGGTCGAGGAGGTCCCGGCCACCTCGACCGAGCTGGTGGTTCTCGACACCGCCGACGGGTCTGTCGTCGCGCGCCGGCCGCTCGCCCAGGGCACGAGCATCGCGGCGCTCCCCTCGCTCGCGGTCGTCGGGGGCCTGCGCGGGGAGTCGATGACCGTGACCGCCTACGACCCGCTCACCGGCGAGCAGCGGTGGACCTATGAGGACGCCTGGACCCCCGGGCCCCGCGACGCATCGGTGTTCCGCGCCGGCGACCTGATCGCGGTGTCCATGCCGGGCGGGGAGCTGACGCTCCTGTCCTCGGAGGGTGCCGTCGTCCGCGACGGCATCACGGCTCCCGGCGGCGACACACCCGGTGCCGGCTGGGGCTGGGGCCTGGAGACGGACCCGCGCGACGACACGCTGGTCCTCCTCGGCCAGGCGTTCGACGGCACCTCCCGCGCCACCTTCCTCGCGGCGGACGGCGATCCCGCCGGAGACGTCGCCGTCGACGGCACCCCGGTGACGGTCGGCGTCGACGACGGCAGCGTGCCCGGTCTGCTGCTCACCGCCGACCGGTCGCTGCACGCCTGGGACGACGCGACCGGGGACGAGCTCTGGTCGGCCGACGTGCGCTCCACGACCACCGCGCTCGTCGTCCGCGGGCGCGTCGTGGTCACCACCGAGCGCGCCGTGGTGGCCCTGGACGGGCGGTCGGGTCGTGAGCTGTGGCGCACGGACGAGCTGACCGGCCTCACGCCGTCGGCCCTGCTCACCGACGGCGCCCACGTCCTCGCGGCACTCGAGCGCACCGGCACGAGCGGCGTCCCGGCGCTCGCGGCGTACGACCCGGCGACCGGCATCCCTCTGTTCCGCGCGAGCTACCCCGACGGCGTGATCGAGCTGGGATCGGTCGGCCGGGCGCTCGTCGGGCGGGACGCGGCCAGCGACCGGCAGGTCGAGCTCGGCTGA
- a CDS encoding LolA family protein: MNEPRRTNPRRTALSARTRWAVPVVAAVAVGLAFAAPPLFASADDAGLPSISPEELAAQVAAAEPSALSGTVVYTARLGLPELPLGAVSGADPINLLGGSSTLRVWSDGEQRSRVALLGPTSEFSVVQDGPEAWTYSSRDDAVVHYALSAADAVRFDELEAKAEAGELPVQGDLPTPQEAGRQAVGLAEESSTVTLDAQTEVAGRAAYQLVVTPRSDTTLVARIVVAVDAETSTPLRVQVWGTSDSRTPALELGFTDVSFATPADSVLAFSAPAGASTRDVVVPLPDPPAEAATPSTELPEGVTVSGTGWDTVVQASGLDVAALVAGDPAAAGLPGVEKSFGSKGAEELYSEFAPEEGSGSPLGDLDTTALYDTLTTPVPEGRLLSSALLSVLVTDDGRVLVGAVPGATLQAMAAR; the protein is encoded by the coding sequence ATGAACGAGCCGCGTCGCACGAACCCCCGCCGCACCGCCCTCTCCGCCCGCACCCGCTGGGCCGTCCCGGTGGTGGCCGCCGTCGCGGTCGGGCTGGCCTTCGCCGCCCCTCCGCTGTTCGCCTCCGCGGACGACGCCGGCCTGCCGAGCATCAGCCCCGAGGAGCTCGCCGCCCAGGTGGCCGCCGCGGAGCCCTCCGCGCTGTCCGGCACGGTGGTCTACACGGCCCGCCTCGGGCTGCCGGAGCTCCCGCTGGGAGCGGTCAGCGGCGCGGACCCGATCAACCTGCTGGGCGGCAGCTCCACGCTGCGCGTCTGGTCGGACGGCGAGCAGCGGTCGCGCGTCGCGCTGCTCGGTCCCACGTCGGAGTTCTCGGTGGTCCAGGACGGGCCCGAGGCGTGGACGTACTCGAGCAGGGACGACGCGGTCGTGCACTACGCCCTGAGCGCGGCGGACGCTGTCCGCTTCGACGAGCTGGAGGCGAAGGCGGAGGCCGGTGAGCTGCCCGTGCAGGGTGACCTGCCGACGCCGCAGGAGGCCGGGCGCCAGGCGGTCGGGCTCGCCGAGGAGTCGTCCACCGTGACGCTCGACGCGCAGACCGAGGTGGCCGGCCGCGCTGCCTACCAGCTGGTGGTGACGCCGCGCAGCGACACGACGCTCGTGGCACGGATCGTCGTGGCCGTGGACGCGGAGACGTCGACTCCGCTGCGCGTCCAGGTGTGGGGGACGTCCGACAGCCGCACCCCGGCGCTCGAGCTCGGGTTCACCGACGTGTCGTTCGCGACGCCGGCCGACTCGGTCCTCGCGTTCTCCGCCCCCGCCGGGGCGTCGACCCGCGACGTGGTCGTGCCGCTCCCCGATCCCCCGGCCGAGGCTGCAACGCCGAGCACGGAGCTGCCCGAGGGCGTGACCGTCAGCGGCACGGGCTGGGACACCGTCGTGCAGGCCTCCGGCCTCGACGTGGCGGCCCTGGTGGCCGGTGACCCGGCCGCGGCCGGCCTGCCGGGTGTCGAGAAGTCCTTCGGCTCGAAGGGGGCCGAGGAGCTGTACTCGGAGTTCGCACCCGAGGAGGGTTCCGGGTCCCCGCTGGGCGACCTCGACACCACGGCGCTCTACGACACGCTGACCACGCCCGTCCCGGAGGGGCGCCTGCTCTCCTCCGCGCTGCTGTCCGTGCTGGTGACCGACGACGGCCGCGTGCTGGTCGGCGCGGTGCCCGGCGCCACGCTCCAGGCCATGGCGGCCCGGTGA